In one Mauremys mutica isolate MM-2020 ecotype Southern chromosome 3, ASM2049712v1, whole genome shotgun sequence genomic region, the following are encoded:
- the ZNF512 gene encoding zinc finger protein 512 isoform X5: MQSCGQEDCRGTEETYGELQTGDVHVSSLWKTAQVFGRNEIPHHGRSQQPGNVYIPVVKEGGELDEQCERDRLRKVLKRMGKLKCMREGCTGSFTSIMGYLYHMKKCGKEASELEKMAMKCRHCGKAYKSKAGLVYHLRSEHGPVTFLHEEERPESLKEMTLEPSSAGRVQRKSAKVAVYYLHELANEELAKEWPKKKVLQDLVPDDRKLKYTRPGLPTFSQDVLCKWKSEIKMYRRVHCPNQGCESVYGSVSGLKSHLGTCTLGDFVAGKYKCLLCEKEFISESGVKYHINSVHAEDWFDVNTTNKKSFEKLMKIRQREDEQRKQRKKCIAARSRKKRPGIVSAKKLLGAGAERSRRRSKRGHSQLVDNESRSSEEEEEEPQAAQRAETPKTIRKRGRK, from the exons GAGATGTTCACGTGTCATCACTGTGGAAAACAGCTCAGGTCTTTGGCAGGAATGAAATACCACATCATGGCAGATCACAACAACCTGGTAACGTTTATATT CCAGTTGTGAAGGAGGGAGGTGAATTAGATGAGCAGTGTGAACGAGACCGCCTCCGGAAGGTGCTGAAACGAATGGGAAAGCTAAAGTGTATGAGGGAG GGATGTACAGGCAGCTTCACCAGCATAATGGGATACCTATACCATATGAAAAAGTGTGGGAAGGAGGCCTCTGAGTTGGAGAAAATGGCCATGAAATGTCGTCACTGTGGGAAAGCATACAAGTCAAAGGCAGGGCTTGTTTATCACCTTAGGTCTGAGCATGGGCCG GTCACTTTCCTCCATGAAGAAGAGAGGCCTGAGAGCCTGAAGGAAATGACTCTGGAGCCCAGTAGTGCAGGCAGAGTCCAGAGAAAATCTGCTAAGGTGGCAGTCTATTACCTTCACGAGCTAGCTAATGAAGAGCTGGCCAAGGAGTGGCCTAAGAAGAAGGTTCTACAGGACCTAGTCCCAGATGATCGGAAG CTGAAATACACCCGGCCCGGACTGCCCACATTTAGTCAGGATGTGTTGTGCAAGTGGAAATCGGAGATAAAGATGTACCGAAGGGTCCACTGTCCAAACCAG GGCTGTGAGTCTGTATATGGCAGTGTCTCAGGACTCAAATCTCACCTCGGCACCTGCACCTTG GGAGACTTTGTGGCTGGGAAATACAAGTGTCTCCTATGTGAGAAGGAATTCATATCAGAGAGCGGGGTCAAGTATCACATCAACTCTGTGCATGCTGAG GACTGGTTTGATGTGAATACCACTAACAAAAAAAGCTTTGAGAAGCTGATGAAAATCCGCCAGAGAGAAGATGAGCAGAGAAAGCAGCGAAAGAAGTGTATTGCAGCTCGGAGCAGAAAGAAAAGGCCTGGAATTGTATCTGCCAAGAAGCTccttggtgcaggggctgagagaAGCAGAAGAAGGAGTAAGAGGGGGCATTCCCAGCTGGTGGACAATGAGAGCAGGagcagcgaggaggaggaggaggagccccaAGCTGCACAGAGAGCAGAAACTCCAAAAACTATCCGCAAACGGGGCAGGAAATAG